The following coding sequences lie in one Danio rerio strain Tuebingen ecotype United States chromosome 3, GRCz12tu, whole genome shotgun sequence genomic window:
- the LOC141375022 gene encoding uncharacterized protein encodes MSSRSQQEPPAVRPRRHIKPPAYLADFQVRMTGSERGCQQLTYSSDEEVNAEYAPLSTERESHAFTPISQRSPTSDLVLQDEWQSTQGVLQREEDEQYHQSQQSAWEEMQRENDELRSCIRQMPEILSALRGLKEENIVMKREIQQLASNVAIQHKPVARLPAPRPDVPETVHSQPLFPTQSSDFPQYPSKQITEQMRDCTVSPIPVEQPQALPRYRTPNPRLAPHLQPHPHSEPIHYYEPRENYPSHSDQRESYHMQRSRIVPPSAVPYSQERTYRGPKPSIPFLSTSDPREFSRLRMALENLLPSDASERFRYQILTDHLQLEEALLVADSYCNSTHPYTDTMQALINMYGQPHKLVLQNIAEVMDGPNIRTGDVEAFKLFALRVRSLVSMLEQLGPEGNVELDCGSHVSRLQSKLPHELRTSFKRYIHPMRVAIPTLIDFSNWLEYELQVQDDGVKTSGFTPGPSNKKRLEYRNPKAARKPTTILLGTEKPMSGRKSQPQASEVTPKSARFKGRLSAYCPYCDNTNHFLNGCANFKDLTKEQKESWIRKNNRCWCCGCSHHASKCTLKSPCKTCNRRHLCILHDVNERTVDSTETATKENSCLVNTTKDVLYVDRPVYSRKVLLKVSKVIITNGDKSIEAYAVLDDGSERTILLHTAAQELNLKGQPEDLILRTVRQDQQVLHGAAVSFTVSPVSNKHKKFSIQGAFTAERLGLAEQSHPVASLQKRYCHLAGLPLQQIDRVQPVLLIGSDCPHLVTPIEPVRLGPPGGPAAVRTRLGWTLQGPTHEIKHGRNTHQCLFTAIPHNAELFAQVERLWQMDVIPYRNEKVVTRSKLDHEAIRLLQEKTVRVNVDGIMRYATPLLRVQHMPTLHMPKEAVLPQLRSIERKLMKTPDQACAYKAEIERLKNAGYVEKLQPGEAEKSQESWYIPHHMVTHNGKNRVVYNCSFQYEGQNLNKLLLPGPTLSPTLLAVLLRFREHSTALSSDIRGMFHQVRLLPEDKSLLRFLWRDIAVDQAPEVYEWQVLPFGTTCSPCCATFALQKHVQDHSQPGDQVREVIEKSFYVDNCLYSLPSKDGAKDLVDQLCALLNEGGFELRQWASNCPTVVAHLPCDIRSNNCELWLSQGLQDTQESTLGLLWRCQSDTLHYKHREVNCTQVTMRSVYSILASQYDPLGYIIPYTTRAKILVQRLWDKKRDWDDPQLPEDLLSLWNSWEKELCELDKITLPRCYSSPDMDVPTTRRDVHVFCDASEKAYGSVAYLRTESTEGQVEVAFLAARSRVAPRKQQSIPRLELCAALSGAQLSKVLVTELTLPICSLTLWSDSTTVLTWLLSSSCRYKVFVGTRIAEIQELTASASWRYIRSEDNPADSITRGKKLCDLVKCNQWNQGPSFLKLPVETWPEQPSLPAEEQQHELRPAVFCGAITVTPLPNPQQY; translated from the coding sequence ATGTCATCCCGTTCACAGCAAGAGCCTCCAGCTGTTCGCCCCAGAAGACATATAAAGCCACCTGCATATCTAGCAGACTTCCAAGTACGTATGACTGGATCTGAGAGGGGATGCCAGCAACTTACATATTCAAGTGATGAAGAAGTTAATGCAGAATATGCTCCATTGTCTACTGAACGTGAGTCTCATGCCTTCACACCTATAAGTCAGCGTTCACCAACCAGTGATCTGGTGCTACAGGATGAATGGCAAAGTACACAGGGAGTGTTACAGAGAGAAGAAGATGAACAGTATCATCAGTCGCAGCAGTCAGCCTGGGAGGAGATGCAACGAGAGAATGATGAGCTTCGTAGCTGCATCCGACAAATGCCAGAGATTTTAAGTGCATTAAGGGGTCTTAAAGAGGAAAATATTGTAATGAAACGAGAGATCCAGCAGCTAGCCTCAAACGTAGCCATTCAGCATAAGCCAGTCGCTCGGTTACCAGCTCCTCGCCCTGACGTACCAGAAACAGTTCATAGCCAGCCTCTGTTCCCCACACAAAGCAGCGATTTCCCCCAGTACCCCTCTAAGCAGATAACAGAGCAGATGAGAGATTGCACTGTCTCACCTATACCAGTAGAGCAGCCCCAAGCACTGCCAAGGTATCGTACCCCTAATCCAAGACTAGCTCCTCATCTTCAGCCTCATCCACATAGTGAACCCATCCACTACTATGAGCCCAGAGAGAATTATCCCTCACACTCAGACCAACGAGAATCCTACCATATGCAGCGTTCAAGGATTGTGCCTCCATCTGCAGTGCCATACTCTCAAGAGAGAACATACCGAGGACCTAAGCCTTCTATTCCGTTCTTATCAACATCGGATCCACGAGAGTTTTCAAGGTTGCGCATGGCTTTAGAGAATCTCCTACCCAGTGATGCATCTGAACGTTTCCGATATCAAATCCTCACAGATCATCTACAGTTAGAGGAGGCATTGCTGGTAGCAGATTCATATTGCAACTCAACACACCCTTATACGGACACTATGCAAGCTCTCATCAACATGTATGGTCAGCCACACAAGCTGGTCCTGCAGAACATCGCTGAGGTCATGGATGGCCCCAATATCAGAACTGGAGATGTTGAAGCTTTCAAGCTGTTTGCGCTTCGAGTGCGTTCTCTGGTGAGCATGCTAGAACAGCTGGGTCCTGAAGGTAATGTTGAATTGGACTGTGGGTCACATGTTTCAAGACTGCAAAGCAAACTCCCTCATGAGCTGAGAACTAGCTTCAAGAGATATATACACCCTATGAGAGTAGCTATCCCAACCCTCATCGATTTCTCTAACTGGCTAGAGTATGAGCTACAAGTTCAGGATGATGGCGTCAAAACTTCTGGTTTCACACCAGGCCCCAGCAACAAGAAAAGGCTGGAGTATCGTAATCCTAAGGCTGCCAGGAAACCCACAACCATCCTGCTAGGCACAGAGAAACCCATGAGTGGGAGAAAAAGCCAACCACAAGCCTCAGAGGTGACACCTAAATCTGCCAGGTTTAAAGGGCGGTTAAGTGCATATTGCCCCTACTGTGACAATACCAATCACTTCTTGAATGGGTGTGCTAATTTCAAAGACCTTACCAAAGAGCAGAAAGAGTCCTGGATTCGAAAAAACAATCGATGTTGGTGTTGCGGATGCAGCCATCATGCCTCGAAATGCACCCTGAAATCCCCCTGTAAGACTTGCAACAGGAGACACCTATGCATATTGCATGATGTTAATGAACGGACTGTAGATTCCACTGAAACAGCCACTAAAGAGAACTCCTGTCTAGTTAACACCACCAAGGATGTCCTGTATGTTGATCGCCCAGTTTATAGCCGTAAAGTACTTCTGAAGGTGAGCAAAGTCATCATTACCAATGGAGACAAATCTATTGAGGCATATGCTGTTTTGGACGACGGGTCGGAGAGGACCATCCTGCTCCATACCGCAGCACAGGAATTAAATCTGAAAGGGCAGCCAGAGGACCTAATACTGCGGACGGTGAGGCAGGACCAACAGGTTCTTCACGGGGCGGCAGTCTCATTCACAGTGTCCCCTGTCAGTAACAAACACAAAAAATTCTCCATTCAAGGTGCTTTTACAGCAGAAAGACTTGGACTGGCCGAGCAATCTCACCCCGTTGCTTCCCTCCAAAAGAGGTACTGCCATTTAGCAGGGCTACCCTTGCAGCAAATAGACAGAGTACAGCCTGTACTGCTCATTGGCTCAGATTGTCCACACTTGGTGACCCCAATTGAGCCTGTTCGTCTAGGCCCTCCAGGTGGACCCGCTGCTGTACGAACTCGACTAGGCTGGACACTACAAGGCCCAACACACGAGATTAAGCATGGCCGCAATACTCACCAATGCCTCTTCACCGCTATACCTCATAATGCTGAACTGTTTGCCCAAGTAGAAAGGCTATGGCAGATGGACGTAATCCCATACCGCAATGAGAAAGTAGTGACTCGGTCAAAACTTGATCATGAGGCCATCCGACTCCTACAAGAGAAAACTGTAAGAGTTAATGTGGATGGAATTATGCGATATGCAACACCACTGCTGCGTGTACAACATATGCCGACTCTGCACATGCCTAAAGAAGCTGTACTGCCACAGCTCAGAAGCATTGAACGTAAGCTGATGAAAACACCTGATCAGGCATGTGCTTACAAAGCTGAAATTGAGAGACTCAAGAATGCTGGTTATGTGGAGAAACTACAACCAGGTGAAGCTGAGAAATCACAAGAATCATGGTACATCCCTCACCATATGGTCACCCACAATGGCAAGAATCGTGTTGTGTACAATTGCTCATTTCAGTATGAGGGACAAAATTTGAATAAGCTGCTACTACCAGGTCCCACCTTGAGCCCCACCTTGCTAGCAGTGTTACTACGTTTCCGAGAACACTCAACAGCTCTGAGTAGCGACATACGAGGGATGTTTCATCAGGTGAGGCTGCTTCCTGAAGACAAATCCTTGCTTCGGTTCTTGTGGAGAGACATTGCTGTAGATCAAGCCCCAGAAGTGTACGAGTGGCAGGTACTTCCCTTTGGGACTACATGCAGTCCCTGCTGTGCCACATTTGCTCTCCAAAAACACGTACAAGACCACAGTCAACCCGGAGATCAGGTGAGGGAAGTGATCGAAAAGTCATTCTATGTTGACAACTGTCTTTACAGTCTCCCCTCCAAAGATGGAGCCAAAGATCTTGTTGATCAGCTTTGTGCCCTATTGAATGAAGGAGGCTTTGAACTGCGTCAGTGGGCCAGCAATTGTCCAACAGTGGTCGCCCACCTTCCCTGTGATATAAGATCGAATAACTGTGAGCTCTGGCTTAGTCAGGGACTGCAAGATACCCAAGAATCTACCCTGGGACTGCTCTGGCGCTGTCAGTCAGACACTTTGCACTACAAGCACAGGGAAGTGAACTGTACTCAAGTAACCATGCGCAGCGTTTATTCTATCCTGGCCAGCCAATATGATCCCCTTGGCTATATTATCCCCTACACCACAAGAGCAAAAATACTAGTGCAGCGTCTATGGGATAAAAAGCGTGATTGGGACGATCCACAACTGCCTGAAGATCTGCTCAGTTTATGGAATTCATGGGAGAAGGAGTTGTGTGAGCTAGACAAGATAACACTGCCAAGATGCTACTCCAGTCCAGACATGGATGTACCAACTACCAGACGAGATGTACATGTATTCTGTGACGCGTCGGAGAAGGCTTATGGGTCTGTGGCCTATTTGAGGACAGAAAGCACAGAAGGACAGGTTGAAGTTGCCTTTCTAGCAGCCAGGTCACGTGTTGCTCCCCGAAAGCAACAGTCTATACCTCGCCTTGAACTGTGTGCAGCTCTAAGTGGTGCCCAGCTCTCCAAGGTCTTAGTCACAGAGCTCACATTACCCATCTGTTCCTTAACCCTCTGGTCAGACTCCACGACTGTACTTACCTGGTTATTGTCAAGTTCTTGTCGTTACAAGGTGTTTGTGGGAACACGAATAGCGGAAATTCAAGAACTCACAGCTTCTGCAAGCTGGCGATACATACGATCAGAGGACAATCCTGCGGATAGTATCACAAGAGGAAAAAAGCTGTGTGACCTAGTCAAATGTAACCAGTGGAATCAAGGCCCCTCATTTCTTAAGCTGCCTGTGGAGACTTGGCCAGAGCAGCCATCCTTGCCTGCTGAAGAGCAGCAGCACGAACTAAGGCCAGCTGTGTTTTGTGGAGCAATTACAGTCACACCCTTGCCAAATCCACAACAGTATTAG